A genomic window from Salvia miltiorrhiza cultivar Shanhuang (shh) chromosome 5, IMPLAD_Smil_shh, whole genome shotgun sequence includes:
- the LOC130986575 gene encoding NAC domain-containing protein 41-like isoform X1: MCPPAQPPPCEIGFYWSDEQIISLLADYSPGSYLPDNVLEDSSPFLYPPYNLPEGMWYLVHSNEEKESAHGFWKAKGEACEVYSNNVINGWRTTLEYFEGLPPDGKLTNWLMQEYMITPKELSDKCRPKATRLLCRVFLCSDQISRSKMNPQNCKNVIESKNINPVKSINSDTNITTHQDTERESQAKRECEVVSDTKPNSPPQDLSELECFSRGDFLELNDLEDPESHSSSSQNSSCPSKLSEEYFGSTDFLRDLEEEVEKSYRQEQFSSLGYRFSMQSDVVLQAAVSGSSVLCDSVKGAETPSTSAGSSTREEKKAGFNKLRTYFCFATF, from the exons ATGTGTCCCCCGGCGCAGCCCCCTCCTTGTGAGATTGGTTTTTACTGGAGTGATGAGCAAATCATTTCGTTACTTGCAGATTACTCACCAGGATCCTACCTCCCCGATAACGTGCTAGAAGATTCAAGCCCTTTCCTGTACCCACCCTATAATTTACCTG AAGGAATGTGGTACTTGGTCCACTcgaatgaggaaaaagaatcgGCTCATGGGTTCTGGAAAGCCAAAGGAGAAGCTTGTGAGGTTTATTCAAACAATGTGATAAATGGTTGGAGAACCACTCTCGAATACTTTGAAGGCTTACCTCCTGATGGAAAACTAACTAATTGGCTTATGCAAGAGTACATGATTACGCCCAAGGAATTAAGTGACAAATGTAGGCCAAAG GCCACCAGATTGCTATGCAGAGTCTTCCTCTGTAGTGACCAAATATCCAGAAGCAAGATGAACCCCCAAAATTGCAAAAACGTGATCGAGTCAAAGAACATCAATCCAGTGAAGTCAATTAATTCTGACACAAATATAACCACTCACCAAGACACTGAGCGTGAATCTCAG GCAAAGAGAGAATGTGAAGTCGTATCTGATACGAAACCAAACTCTCCTCCCCAAGACTTGTCCGAACTAGAATGCTTCTCGAGAGGCGACTTCTTGGAATTGAATGATTTAGAAGATCCGGAATCACATTCTTCAAGCTCACAGAATTCAAGCTGTCCGAGCAAGTTATCAGAAGAATATTTTGGCTCCACGGATTTTCTGCGGGATCTTGAGGAGGAAGTGGAGAAGAGTTACAGACAGGAGCAATTTTCAAGTTTGGGTTACAGATTTAGCATGCAAAGCGACGTAGTTTTGCAGGCTGCTGTTTCCG GTTCTTCTGTATTGTGCGATTCTGTAAAAGGTGCCGAGACCCCGAGCACCAGTGCAGGAAGCTCGACGAGGGAAGAAAAGAAGGCTGGTTTCAACAAGTTGAGGACCTATTTCTGTTTTGCAACATTCTAA
- the LOC130986575 gene encoding NAC domain-containing protein 41-like isoform X2 produces the protein MWYLVHSNEEKESAHGFWKAKGEACEVYSNNVINGWRTTLEYFEGLPPDGKLTNWLMQEYMITPKELSDKCRPKATRLLCRVFLCSDQISRSKMNPQNCKNVIESKNINPVKSINSDTNITTHQDTERESQAKRECEVVSDTKPNSPPQDLSELECFSRGDFLELNDLEDPESHSSSSQNSSCPSKLSEEYFGSTDFLRDLEEEVEKSYRQEQFSSLGYRFSMQSDVVLQAAVSGSSVLCDSVKGAETPSTSAGSSTREEKKAGFNKLRTYFCFATF, from the exons ATGTGGTACTTGGTCCACTcgaatgaggaaaaagaatcgGCTCATGGGTTCTGGAAAGCCAAAGGAGAAGCTTGTGAGGTTTATTCAAACAATGTGATAAATGGTTGGAGAACCACTCTCGAATACTTTGAAGGCTTACCTCCTGATGGAAAACTAACTAATTGGCTTATGCAAGAGTACATGATTACGCCCAAGGAATTAAGTGACAAATGTAGGCCAAAG GCCACCAGATTGCTATGCAGAGTCTTCCTCTGTAGTGACCAAATATCCAGAAGCAAGATGAACCCCCAAAATTGCAAAAACGTGATCGAGTCAAAGAACATCAATCCAGTGAAGTCAATTAATTCTGACACAAATATAACCACTCACCAAGACACTGAGCGTGAATCTCAG GCAAAGAGAGAATGTGAAGTCGTATCTGATACGAAACCAAACTCTCCTCCCCAAGACTTGTCCGAACTAGAATGCTTCTCGAGAGGCGACTTCTTGGAATTGAATGATTTAGAAGATCCGGAATCACATTCTTCAAGCTCACAGAATTCAAGCTGTCCGAGCAAGTTATCAGAAGAATATTTTGGCTCCACGGATTTTCTGCGGGATCTTGAGGAGGAAGTGGAGAAGAGTTACAGACAGGAGCAATTTTCAAGTTTGGGTTACAGATTTAGCATGCAAAGCGACGTAGTTTTGCAGGCTGCTGTTTCCG GTTCTTCTGTATTGTGCGATTCTGTAAAAGGTGCCGAGACCCCGAGCACCAGTGCAGGAAGCTCGACGAGGGAAGAAAAGAAGGCTGGTTTCAACAAGTTGAGGACCTATTTCTGTTTTGCAACATTCTAA